A genomic region of Chaetodon auriga isolate fChaAug3 chromosome 11, fChaAug3.hap1, whole genome shotgun sequence contains the following coding sequences:
- the abch1 gene encoding ABC transporter G family member 23 isoform X1 — MAAEAAGRDDATAGPADCTEMEERLKQGTMKADLEASLPAGQEDFAIRCRDVCRSYGKLKVLSNLNLTVPQGQIYGLLGPSGCGKTTLLKCIVGTLKISRGHITVLGKPPAFPGHDVPGKMVGYMPQELALYSEFTISDTLTFFGRIHGLTSKETQARMDFLIDFLDLPQKQSLVRNLSGGQRRRVSLGAALLQNPELLILDEPTVGVDPVLRAKIWQHLVEIVKTGKVSVIITTHYIEEARQANVVGLMRNGCLLAEGPPDAVMKQHSATTLEHAFLQLCETSDQTGSNQGSSPQSGPLENSQSFESGREESRPILGVQPGAAEVPKCSADWKVRARHFLPKWRNIAALMIKTMVRMKRMPGSLCFQFLLPVIQVSLICLCIGGDPKGIQVAVVNNETSPSGFSQSLLSFLDNSSVQQVPLSHKDAFDGIYNAEYWGVIGFGKNFTSYLTNRMIQRHVSKEVIDGGSVHVWLDLTNRQIAFMLQKKLHEAFQAFVDHKLGSSSYLVALPIKFEEPIYGSLNTDFTTFVTPGAVLSITFYLAVGLTALSFVLERKEGLLDRCWVAGVSSLETMLAHLFSQLFVISVQILLLLLFILLVFKMPNEGSLVLVIILIVLQGVTGISFGLVISAAIDDEQSANQAALGIFYPNLIISGIIWPVECIPYPLRYVSLALPQTYASEALRCIMYRGWGLSRMMVWRGFAVTLGWNTFFLILATVILKLRT, encoded by the exons CTGAAGCAGGGCACCATGAAGGCTGATCTGGAGGCTTCTCTGCCTGCTGGACAGGAGGATTTCGCAATCCGCTGCCGAGACGTGTGCCGATCGTACGGCAAACTGAAGGTCCTCAGCAACCTCAACCTGACTGTACCACAGGGACAAAT TTATGGCCTTTTGGGGCCCAGTGGATGTGGGAAGACCACACTTCTGAAATGCATCGTGGGAACTCTGAAAATCTCGCGGGGTCACATCACTGTGTTGGGGAAGCCACCTGCGTTCCCTGGCCACGATGTGCCGGGGAAGATGGTCGGATACATGCCACAG GAGCTGGCGTTGTACAGCGAGTTCACCATCAGCGACACCCTGACCTTCTTCGGCCGAATCCACGGCCTGACGTCGAAGGAAACCCAGGCACGCATGGATTTCCTCATCGACTTCCTGGATCTACCTCAGAAGCAAAGTCTGGTCCGAAATCTCAG tggtgGCCAGAGGCGCAGAGTGTCTCTGGGAGCCGCTCTGCTTCAGAACCCAGAGCTGCTCATCCTGGACGAACCGACAGTCGGCGTGGACCCGGTGCTCAGGGCCAA GATCTGGCAGCATCTGGTGGAGATTGTGAAGACGGGGAAAGTCTCTGTGATCATCACCACACACTACATAGAGGAGGCCAGGCAAGCCAATGTG GTCGGTCTCATGAGGAACGGCTGTTTGCTGGCTGAAGGTCCTCCAGATGCAGTCATGAAGCAGCACAGTGCGACG ACCCTGGAGCACGccttcctgcagctgtgtgagacCTCAGACCAGACCGGCTCCAATCAGGGGTCCAGTCCACAGAGTGGGCCACTGGAGAACAGCCAGTCGTTCGAGAGCGGGCGGGAGGAGAGTCGGCCAATTCTCGGGGTCCaaccaggagctgcagaggtTCCCAAATGTTCAG CGGACTGGAAGGTGCGAGCCCGACACTTCCTGCCGAAGTGGAGAAACATCGCCGCCCTCATGATCAAAACGATGGTGCGGATGAAGAGAATGCCGGG TTCCTTGTGTTTCCAGTTCTTGCTGCCCGTCATCCAGGTCTCCCTGATCTGTTTGTGTATTGGAGGAGACCCGAAGGGGATCCAAGTCGCTGTGGTGAACAACGAGACCTCCCCCTCCGGTTTCAGCCAATCGCTGCTCTCCTTCCTTGACAACTCCAGCGTGCAGCAG GTGCCCTTGTCCCATAAGGATGCTTTCGATGGGATCTATAATGCAGAGTACTGGGGCGTCATCGGCTTCGGCAAGAACTTCACCAGCTACCTGACAAACAG GATGATCCAGCGGCATGTTTCTAAAGAGGTGATTGATGGAGGATCCGTCCACGTCTGGCTGGATCTGACAA ATCGGCAGATTGCCTTCATGCTGCAGAAGAAACTACATGAAGCCTTTCAG gcCTTTGTGGATCATAAGTTGGGCAGTAGTTCATACCTGGTCGCTCTGCCCATAAAG TTTGAGGAGCCGATCTATGGCAGCCTAAACACTGACTTCACTACGTTTGTGACACCGGGAGCTGTGCTCAG TATCACCTTCTACCTGGCTGTGGGTCTGACAGCTCTGTCCTTTGTcctggagaggaaggagggactTTTGGACAGGTGCTGGGTCGCAG gtgtgagCTCTCTGGAGACGATGCTGGCTCACCTCTTCTCTCAGCTCTTTGTCATCAGCGTTCAgatcctcctgctgctcctcttcataCTGCTCGTCTTCAAG atgcCTAACGAAGGCTCCTTGGTGCTGGTCATCATTCTGATCGTGCTGCAGGGCGTCACCGGCATCTCGTTTGGCCTCGTCATCTCAGCCGCCATCGACGACGAGCAGAGCGCCAACCAGGCCGCTCTGGGCATCTTCTACCCCAACCTCATCATCAGCG GTATCATCTGGCCCGTGGAGTGTATCCCGTATCCTCTCCGCTACGTCAGCCTGGCTCTTCCTCAGACTTACGCCTCAGAAGCCCTTCGCTGTATCATGTACAGAG
- the abch1 gene encoding ABC transporter G family member 23 isoform X2, producing the protein MKADLEASLPAGQEDFAIRCRDVCRSYGKLKVLSNLNLTVPQGQIYGLLGPSGCGKTTLLKCIVGTLKISRGHITVLGKPPAFPGHDVPGKMVGYMPQELALYSEFTISDTLTFFGRIHGLTSKETQARMDFLIDFLDLPQKQSLVRNLSGGQRRRVSLGAALLQNPELLILDEPTVGVDPVLRAKIWQHLVEIVKTGKVSVIITTHYIEEARQANVVGLMRNGCLLAEGPPDAVMKQHSATTLEHAFLQLCETSDQTGSNQGSSPQSGPLENSQSFESGREESRPILGVQPGAAEVPKCSADWKVRARHFLPKWRNIAALMIKTMVRMKRMPGSLCFQFLLPVIQVSLICLCIGGDPKGIQVAVVNNETSPSGFSQSLLSFLDNSSVQQVPLSHKDAFDGIYNAEYWGVIGFGKNFTSYLTNRMIQRHVSKEVIDGGSVHVWLDLTNRQIAFMLQKKLHEAFQAFVDHKLGSSSYLVALPIKFEEPIYGSLNTDFTTFVTPGAVLSITFYLAVGLTALSFVLERKEGLLDRCWVAGVSSLETMLAHLFSQLFVISVQILLLLLFILLVFKMPNEGSLVLVIILIVLQGVTGISFGLVISAAIDDEQSANQAALGIFYPNLIISGIIWPVECIPYPLRYVSLALPQTYASEALRCIMYRGWGLSRMMVWRGFAVTLGWNTFFLILATVILKLRT; encoded by the exons ATGAAGGCTGATCTGGAGGCTTCTCTGCCTGCTGGACAGGAGGATTTCGCAATCCGCTGCCGAGACGTGTGCCGATCGTACGGCAAACTGAAGGTCCTCAGCAACCTCAACCTGACTGTACCACAGGGACAAAT TTATGGCCTTTTGGGGCCCAGTGGATGTGGGAAGACCACACTTCTGAAATGCATCGTGGGAACTCTGAAAATCTCGCGGGGTCACATCACTGTGTTGGGGAAGCCACCTGCGTTCCCTGGCCACGATGTGCCGGGGAAGATGGTCGGATACATGCCACAG GAGCTGGCGTTGTACAGCGAGTTCACCATCAGCGACACCCTGACCTTCTTCGGCCGAATCCACGGCCTGACGTCGAAGGAAACCCAGGCACGCATGGATTTCCTCATCGACTTCCTGGATCTACCTCAGAAGCAAAGTCTGGTCCGAAATCTCAG tggtgGCCAGAGGCGCAGAGTGTCTCTGGGAGCCGCTCTGCTTCAGAACCCAGAGCTGCTCATCCTGGACGAACCGACAGTCGGCGTGGACCCGGTGCTCAGGGCCAA GATCTGGCAGCATCTGGTGGAGATTGTGAAGACGGGGAAAGTCTCTGTGATCATCACCACACACTACATAGAGGAGGCCAGGCAAGCCAATGTG GTCGGTCTCATGAGGAACGGCTGTTTGCTGGCTGAAGGTCCTCCAGATGCAGTCATGAAGCAGCACAGTGCGACG ACCCTGGAGCACGccttcctgcagctgtgtgagacCTCAGACCAGACCGGCTCCAATCAGGGGTCCAGTCCACAGAGTGGGCCACTGGAGAACAGCCAGTCGTTCGAGAGCGGGCGGGAGGAGAGTCGGCCAATTCTCGGGGTCCaaccaggagctgcagaggtTCCCAAATGTTCAG CGGACTGGAAGGTGCGAGCCCGACACTTCCTGCCGAAGTGGAGAAACATCGCCGCCCTCATGATCAAAACGATGGTGCGGATGAAGAGAATGCCGGG TTCCTTGTGTTTCCAGTTCTTGCTGCCCGTCATCCAGGTCTCCCTGATCTGTTTGTGTATTGGAGGAGACCCGAAGGGGATCCAAGTCGCTGTGGTGAACAACGAGACCTCCCCCTCCGGTTTCAGCCAATCGCTGCTCTCCTTCCTTGACAACTCCAGCGTGCAGCAG GTGCCCTTGTCCCATAAGGATGCTTTCGATGGGATCTATAATGCAGAGTACTGGGGCGTCATCGGCTTCGGCAAGAACTTCACCAGCTACCTGACAAACAG GATGATCCAGCGGCATGTTTCTAAAGAGGTGATTGATGGAGGATCCGTCCACGTCTGGCTGGATCTGACAA ATCGGCAGATTGCCTTCATGCTGCAGAAGAAACTACATGAAGCCTTTCAG gcCTTTGTGGATCATAAGTTGGGCAGTAGTTCATACCTGGTCGCTCTGCCCATAAAG TTTGAGGAGCCGATCTATGGCAGCCTAAACACTGACTTCACTACGTTTGTGACACCGGGAGCTGTGCTCAG TATCACCTTCTACCTGGCTGTGGGTCTGACAGCTCTGTCCTTTGTcctggagaggaaggagggactTTTGGACAGGTGCTGGGTCGCAG gtgtgagCTCTCTGGAGACGATGCTGGCTCACCTCTTCTCTCAGCTCTTTGTCATCAGCGTTCAgatcctcctgctgctcctcttcataCTGCTCGTCTTCAAG atgcCTAACGAAGGCTCCTTGGTGCTGGTCATCATTCTGATCGTGCTGCAGGGCGTCACCGGCATCTCGTTTGGCCTCGTCATCTCAGCCGCCATCGACGACGAGCAGAGCGCCAACCAGGCCGCTCTGGGCATCTTCTACCCCAACCTCATCATCAGCG GTATCATCTGGCCCGTGGAGTGTATCCCGTATCCTCTCCGCTACGTCAGCCTGGCTCTTCCTCAGACTTACGCCTCAGAAGCCCTTCGCTGTATCATGTACAGAG